The Gossypium raimondii isolate GPD5lz chromosome 2, ASM2569854v1, whole genome shotgun sequence genome segment TGCAGATTTCCAAGATTACTCATCAATTCGATGAACACGAACTCGGAACACCATCAAGTGTTATACTGAGAATTTTGAGGCGTTATACTGATATCACAAGTCTTCAAATTCAATGGGTACAAGTTAGCTAATCCGTAAATATCAGGCAAGGTTTTTTCATGCCAGATTTTTAATATAACTTACCAACTAACTTTATGacatcttattcatttttaagtcaattaaacatttttaaccTTGCTATGTTTTCAAACATTTAAGGATTAAAACGTTACTTTACAAAGTAGAGGGATTAAAATGAACTTCTCAACATAATAGAGGGATTTTTGTGACACTTTAATGAATTCGAACACAACTCATTAtggttttaaaaactttaatttaatcaattttattttagtataatttttataaaaatatttattataaaattattttttaccgGTTGTGtcatgaattatattatttaagagttgGATTGAGTTAATATGATGTTGCTATTTTTCTTATGATCCAACAAATATTTggacttttttccttttataatttcatataacaaaaatatatagaagttTCAAATCTCTAGCTAGATCTGTTTTCgttttttctcttcaaaatcCGCCGGTcggcttaaatttttttattttaaaagaaaaaaaaaaactctctaaAAACGCTAGGATCCCTAGCGCAGCGtgctctctttatttttctcagTTCTGACTCTACAAAAGTCTCCGATCACCGGATAAATGGTCCCGGTGACCGGTCCACTTACAGGAAAACCGTCTAGCTTCTGTTAATTTGCGCTTTTGAGTGTATGGATTCTCAAGAACTCCCCGATAATGGTAACAAGGGTTTTCGCTACATGTTACTTCGAATCGCTTTTGCCCTTCTCTTCCCCATCTTCGCTGTCTTTTCCTTATCATTCTTAGTCGGACTTCTTGCCATTTTCATGGGGGAACTCTCAATTTCGAATCCCATCTCCATCCCCACACAGTGCAAGATAGTCTCTAGCAGTATGCTTCTCTCGGTTTCTCTTTACTAATCAAAACTTCGACTTctctttgtatcatattttgattattttttcaaaattgatatttatttcttatCGATTACTATGTTTTTTTCGGTTATATCGAGGTAATGCAAGCTTGCctcttttgctattttttttttcttattttaaatcaGGTGTGGATATTAGGTCATCGAAGGTTTGCGAGCTTGGATTATTGAATTATAAAGCAAAGCATGTGTTTTATCCTTTCGAAAGGAGCAAATTTAGATGCCGTTATGATTATTACTGGACCTCAGTGTTCAAGGTAACATTATATCTAATTTAAGTCATTAGCtcaactgttttttttttttggttgcaAAATATGGGTGTTCTTGATTGTGGCAAAATTTCATCTTGATTATTTTgccattattatataatatttgctTTCTACTTGAATATTTTCCTAAGAATGGTATATTGATTGGTTTTGGGATTTGCCAAATCTTGTAATTTAGCTGTATTACTGAAAAGATTTGTGAAAGAGGAAGGCATCAATATTAGGCACTCTAAAATATCTCTATTTTTATACTATTGCGTAACGATTGCAGGTGGAGTACAGAGACCACTCTTTGGGTCAGACGCAACTTGCCTTTACAGAGGCACCGAATGAAGCTCTTCCGCTTAGTTGCAGACCTAACTTTGGTGCTGCTTGGTTGACCAAAGATAAGTTTAAGGTAGCTTTTTCAAGTTCCGGTTGTTCCTTATGATCATGTGCAGACCAGATTTTTTAAGTGCAATTTTATGTAAATCTATCTAATCAGTCCCCTCTTTCAGGTTAATGAAACCTACGACTGCTGGTATATATTAGGTATTTCCACAGTAAAGTTGTATGATGATGGTTTTTTCAGTTGCCAAGCAAAACATCCATCCtcaattgaaatgataaagcgATATTTAATAATGTGAGTTTACTACTTagtttcatttacattttattttatatagttgCAGGAAGTTGTTTTCGGTAGCTGCTTCTTAACAATGTGCTTTTCTGGTCGTTAAATTGTTTGGTTGGGATGAACTAGATTTGCATTTTGGTCCACCTTTATTTTGAACTTGAGTTTCTAGTTAGTTTTTTACCCTTGGGATCACATGATGAGTGCAGAGCTGAAGTTATTACACTGTTTTGGATGTAGTGCATATTCTGGGACAAACAGCAGCAGAGCTCTTTCTGAAGTTTGGGGGAGAGAAATTCTAATAAGGTAATGGATTctggtaaaaatgaaaaaggtgagagagaaagagagggtAGCGGGTGGActtgtgaaaattgaatgaaGATGGGATAATTTCTCTAGATTTAGACTGCAGTTGATATTTTGCTGAGAATGATGCAAAAGTTTTTATGCCTTAATTTTCATCATTAAGTTAATGTGCAGTAATCTTATCTGTTAATTACTTTTGCTGATCATGGTTGCAGAATATTTGAGTAGGAGATATTGTGAACTTCTCTGTTTTGATGTCTTGGTGAGTTAATGCTGCTTTCCTCTGtttaattattgttgttttGATGGCATCAGATCCACCAAGATTTTGCGGTCTTGGTTTTTGGGTGAGGGGAGAGCTAGATATTGGAGGTGGGAAACAATAGCAGGTGTCATCACTGGTTTTTCAACATCTATAATCACTATCAGCTTCGTTAGAATCCTACAGCATATGAAGTCTTTATTTCCTGAAGCCATTAACACAGCCCCTATCAAGCGTGTTTGTTTTCTTGTAGTGTACTTTTCGGTTATATGTTGGTTGGCATCACAATACTGGAAGAGGTTGAATATCCCATTGATTAGAGTCTATAAGTACTACTACTAGGCGGCAgttggtttgttttttttactagTGCAAGTTGCCCCTGGGTACATAGTATGTATGATGTTGCTTTATATAGTGGAGATGTATGCTTGAGTTGAGTGGGTGAACAAGCAAGAAGCAGAGAGAAAGAGTGGTATACAGAtgatttattgtataaaaaagatGTATTCTGATGTATAATATTTGTTTGCCTGCAGTAGTAGGTAGGAATTTAGTGTACCTGAGAGATTCAACTCAGTAGTTCACAGTGCATGTTCTGTATGGAACAGGATTATGATTTATGAACAGaatcacttttgtttttttgtttaccTGCTGTAGTAGttaagaatttttctttttcttctttgggTAAGTTACCAACATAGATGCTTCTTTGTGTAATGTACAACGTGAATGTGAAGTGCGTTTgtttaatgaagaaaaagaaacgagCAGCGGAATTAGCACCATCATCATCATGCAGTGCAAACTTGTCCATCTCTGCTTTGTTCTGCTCCTcttcatttcaatttatgtACAACGTGAATGTGAAGTGCGTTTGTttaatcaagaaaaagaaaagagcagCGGAATTAGCACCATCATCATCATGCAATGCAAACTTGTCCATCTCTGCTTTGTTCTGCTCTTCTTCAATTCAACTAAATTCGGTAAAGCTATTGTTCAGACAATAATTAGAAACGTATCAACACAAACTAAGCTATTGGTTGTGGTTTTTGTCATCCTTTTAGATTATTACACTAATTGCTTCCTTATATCGTGAAAATCAAGCTGCATTTCATATTGCCTACAATCTCGTATTTCACCAACGTACCAATCATATCGAAGGTGGTTTTCTACGTCTTTCTTCTGTTGGCTGATATCTTTACTAAACCTCTTTATGGTCCTGCTTTTCAAACATTTGTAGCCACATCTTGCGGGGGAATATTACGGTTTAATAGTTAGTTGTTTGCTGATATTTTGcttgtataaatattttgagcTGCAACGCTTCTTTTCTCAAAATAACAATAACTAAACAAGTGAACACCATACGTTAGCAACAGCCTTGTCGTAAACGTATAAAAATACATACGCACGGCGTCAGTCTCATTTATTCAATCATCTTTCCTACTTATATTACCACCTCCACTTGATATTGTTGCTCAACTTGTCCATCTCACAGTTCCCTAACACTTGATATTAAGTGAATTATATGATGTCGATTTAATCATAAAATGTTAATAAGGATAAGATCATTGTTGTTGTTCTCTTGGAATCAGGTGGAATGAATATGAGCAAAATACACTACACCTAACATAACGTCAAATCTCACTCTAATACTAAGAAGAAGAATGTCCCAACGAATTATTAATCCAATTATAAAAAAGTGGTGTGAAACAATAAATCCTCTGAAATCCCACGCTCtctaaatcaaatttaaatatatatcaacGAAAGAAAAAGTGAGTAATACATTCCTAAAATCTAATTTCACGCCCATTAAAACTAAACGTatttaatcaatcaatcaatctcTTTCTCTATTATATGTACGTACTGAAAATTTTTCCCCTATGACGGCAAGCCTTGCCGTGTGACACCATTTGAAGTTGATCTTTGTAAatagtaataatgataataCCTGTGGCCTGCTGTGGCTGCGGGAGGGAATGCATCTCCActgaatttgattattgtgaTGAAGCAGATGAGATGGCCCCAACCAAAGTTgttaatttatgcatttttgtTGATCACAGTTTCAAAGGACCCAACCCCCTCCGGAGTGTGCCTTCCATTTTCTCTTTCTCTGTATCTATAGGAATAGGATGCCCAGGTGACCATGTATAGACCAGCAATTATTAGAAATCCCCCAATTACACTGTTGTTGCCATAATAtgcaaaacaaaaccaaaaccaaataagTTCACCTCAGCCTTTGGAGCAACACAAACTACTTTTAGTGCAACAGATTAGATTGTAGTGGAAGCCTCAAGCCTGGTAGCAACAGAAATAAAACCAACCTTCCCAAATAAATTGGACTTCCAAGGAAAATTCTTGACAGAAAGGCTGATGCTGCAGGTTGAAGTGGATTATAGAGAGCAACTAAAGCAGGCCCGAAGATCTTGTTCGACCATGTCAGCAGTCCATAGTTTAGAGCAGATGCAACAAATCCCTGCATTACCCTTCATCTCAGTTTCAGCTTTAACTATTAGGTAGCTTAGCTATGTTTTATACTCATTATAACCCAGTCAATCAGGGACAACATATTATTGTTACTTCTGTGAATGTTATACCAAGCCTTTAATAATCGTTTTCCCAGCATCATTCAGAGGTCCAAGTTACAGACCCCACGGACAGCACCAATTCTTTGTATGATTGGTACTTTCTTATTGAAATCTGTCTACCCTACTACTCTCTGCAAGAAATCATGCACTTCCCTTTACATGGGAAGAGCCTCACCAGTT includes the following:
- the LOC105789406 gene encoding uncharacterized protein LOC105789406 isoform X2, which codes for MDSQELPDNGNKGFRYMLLRIAFALLFPIFAVFSLSFLVGLLAIFMGELSISNPISIPTQCKIVSSSVDIRSSKVCELGLLNYKAKHVFYPFERSKFRCRYDYYWTSVFKVEYRDHSLGQTQLAFTEAPNEALPLSCRPNFGAAWLTKDKFKVNETYDCWYILGISTVKLYDDGFFSCQAKHPSSIEMIKRYLIISTKILRSWFLGEGRARYWRWETIAGVITGFSTSIITISFVRILQHMKSLFPEAINTAPIKRVCFLVVYFSVICWLASQYWKRLNIPLIRVYKYYY
- the LOC105789406 gene encoding uncharacterized protein LOC105789406 isoform X1, yielding MDSQELPDNGNKGFRYMLLRIAFALLFPIFAVFSLSFLVGLLAIFMGELSISNPISIPTQCKIVSSSVDIRSSKVCELGLLNYKAKHVFYPFERSKFRCRYDYYWTSVFKVEYRDHSLGQTQLAFTEAPNEALPLSCRPNFGAAWLTKDKFKVNETYDCWYILGISTVKLYDDGFFSCQAKHPSSIEMIKRYLIIAYSGTNSSRALSEVWGREILIRSTKILRSWFLGEGRARYWRWETIAGVITGFSTSIITISFVRILQHMKSLFPEAINTAPIKRVCFLVVYFSVICWLASQYWKRLNIPLIRVYKYYY